A stretch of the Archangium violaceum genome encodes the following:
- a CDS encoding S8 family serine peptidase, with the protein MKKLVVSLATLSLAACNGAETDVEEQAQEIDVGILALTADENGKIPGHYIVTLKEGVEPKGFAKALGLAPSFVYSNALNGFAGYIPEALVNKLQKDSSVLRVEADGVVYANQTTPWGISNIGSTTNSTLAGNGSGTTTGPTVFIIDTGIDASHTDLNVIGHVNYAGGPNTDCNGHGTHVAGTVGAKDNASDVVGVAPGVAQYGVKVLSCSGSGSWSGVISGMDFVAGHSAKNKVANMSLGGGYNQSINDAAANMVNNNVAVAVAAGNDGDDAANHSPASEPSVLTVAAYDSTNNDASWTNYGSLVDLSAPGVSILSTKKGGGTTTMSGTSMASPHVAGALALYLANNPSASATTAQNAVKSNTSGTTKTYGFARLYVGNW; encoded by the coding sequence ATGAAAAAACTCGTTGTATCCCTGGCCACTCTGAGCCTCGCCGCTTGTAACGGTGCCGAGACGGATGTGGAGGAGCAGGCCCAGGAGATTGACGTGGGCATCCTGGCCCTGACGGCTGATGAGAACGGGAAGATCCCGGGCCACTACATCGTGACCTTGAAGGAGGGAGTGGAGCCCAAGGGGTTCGCCAAGGCCCTGGGCCTGGCGCCCAGCTTCGTCTACAGCAACGCGCTCAACGGCTTCGCGGGCTACATCCCCGAGGCGCTGGTGAACAAGCTGCAGAAGGACAGCAGCGTGCTGCGTGTCGAGGCGGACGGCGTGGTGTACGCCAACCAGACCACTCCGTGGGGCATCAGCAACATCGGCTCCACCACCAACTCCACCCTGGCGGGCAACGGCTCCGGCACCACCACCGGCCCGACAGTCTTCATCATCGACACGGGCATCGACGCCAGCCACACGGACCTCAACGTGATTGGCCATGTGAACTACGCCGGTGGCCCGAACACCGACTGCAACGGCCACGGCACGCACGTGGCGGGCACGGTGGGCGCCAAGGACAACGCCAGCGACGTGGTGGGCGTGGCCCCCGGCGTGGCACAGTACGGCGTGAAGGTGCTCAGCTGCTCGGGCTCCGGCTCCTGGTCCGGCGTCATCTCCGGCATGGACTTCGTGGCCGGCCACTCGGCGAAGAACAAGGTCGCCAACATGTCGCTGGGCGGCGGCTACAACCAGTCCATCAACGACGCCGCGGCGAACATGGTGAACAACAACGTGGCGGTGGCGGTGGCCGCGGGCAACGACGGCGACGATGCGGCGAACCACTCGCCCGCGAGCGAGCCCTCCGTCCTCACCGTGGCGGCGTATGACTCCACCAACAACGACGCCTCGTGGACCAACTACGGCTCGCTGGTGGACCTGTCGGCCCCGGGCGTGAGCATCCTCTCCACCAAGAAGGGCGGCGGCACCACCACCATGAGCGGCACCTCGATGGCCTCGCCGCACGTGGCCGGTGCGCTGGCGCTCTACCTGGCCAACAACCCCTCCGCCTCCGCCACCACGGCCCAGAACGCGGTGAAGAGCAACACCTCGGGCACCACCAAGACGTACGGCTTCGCCCGGCTCTACGTCGGCAACTGGTAG
- a CDS encoding tetratricopeptide repeat protein codes for MLTLLAALLTVVPCPAPGDTSSRTQACEEQAEALITRASVHMDAGDWREALTLLRLPAAQELGAATHLLEGICLYELEEDDEARRLLEAARDDAELAPSAELFLGLLAQRRGHAAKAAEAFARVASRDDGELGLAARTLLTHSRREGRLSLALALGGGYDTNPLLTAPGSPRPAIASDAAAQGSASLIASPWGTRGPYARARVQGRRQARLRSFDLLGAQAGAGWQLMRGGLRLGADYGWEGLMLGGGLFLTGHQLAATLGWQPGATGLDASYSVRRDTFHPEPSAGYSGMRHAAALRLTHVLGGKLIARGGYGAGLTAPAAPELAYVEHGPQAGLYLPLGTSVRISLEGRWSWREYGNAPERSDTQLDGFGALEVDLATRWMVRAELSAIRVRSSMPTLSYATMVGSLSLQYAASLL; via the coding sequence ATGCTCACGCTTCTCGCCGCACTGCTCACGGTGGTCCCCTGCCCGGCCCCGGGCGACACCTCTTCCAGGACGCAAGCGTGCGAGGAGCAGGCCGAGGCGCTCATCACCCGCGCCTCGGTGCACATGGACGCGGGAGACTGGCGCGAGGCGCTCACACTGCTGCGCCTGCCCGCTGCCCAGGAACTGGGAGCGGCCACGCATCTGCTGGAGGGCATCTGCCTCTACGAGTTGGAGGAGGACGACGAGGCGCGGCGGCTGTTGGAGGCCGCGCGCGATGACGCGGAGTTGGCGCCCTCGGCCGAGCTCTTCCTGGGCCTGCTGGCCCAGCGCCGTGGCCATGCCGCGAAGGCAGCCGAGGCATTTGCCCGGGTCGCCTCCCGAGACGACGGCGAGCTGGGGCTGGCGGCGCGGACACTCCTCACGCATTCACGGCGTGAGGGGCGGCTGTCCCTGGCGCTCGCACTGGGGGGAGGCTACGACACCAACCCCCTGCTCACCGCGCCCGGGAGCCCCCGTCCCGCGATCGCGTCGGACGCGGCGGCCCAGGGCAGCGCGAGCCTCATCGCCAGTCCATGGGGAACCCGAGGCCCCTATGCCCGGGCGCGCGTGCAGGGCAGGCGCCAGGCGCGGCTGCGCAGCTTCGATCTCCTGGGCGCGCAGGCGGGGGCTGGCTGGCAGTTGATGCGCGGCGGCCTTCGCCTTGGAGCGGACTATGGCTGGGAGGGGCTCATGCTCGGCGGCGGCCTCTTCCTGACGGGCCATCAGCTGGCCGCAACGCTGGGCTGGCAGCCCGGAGCCACGGGGCTCGACGCGAGCTACAGCGTGCGGCGTGACACCTTCCACCCGGAGCCGAGCGCGGGCTACTCGGGCATGCGCCATGCGGCGGCGCTGCGGCTCACCCACGTGCTGGGAGGCAAGCTCATCGCACGGGGGGGCTACGGGGCCGGGCTCACCGCCCCGGCCGCTCCCGAGCTGGCCTACGTCGAGCATGGGCCCCAGGCCGGGCTCTACCTGCCCCTGGGAACGTCGGTACGGATCTCACTCGAGGGCCGCTGGTCCTGGCGTGAGTACGGCAACGCACCGGAGCGCTCGGATACACAGCTCGATGGCTTCGGTGCCCTGGAAGTGGACCTGGCCACGCGCTGGATGGTGCGCGCCGAGCTCTCGGCGATCCGGGTGCGCTCCAGCATGCCCACACTGTCGTACGCGACGATGGTGGGCTCCCTGAGCCTGCAATACGCGGCTTCGCTCCTTTGA